The Natrinema pellirubrum DSM 15624 region GCCCGGACGGCGTCGTCAGACCGCAGGTCGACGCTCGCGGCGACCGACTGCGCGCGCTCGACGAGTCGGGGCTCGAGGCGGTGGACGTAGTCGCGGGGCCGATACGCGAGGAGATCGATCCGATCGGCCGGGTCGTCGTCCGCGGGACTCGCGTCGGCGTCTCCGCGGTCCCAGCGGTGTTTACGGTCCCAGTCGACGATCGCGTCGGCGACGACGACCGAACCGAGCGCGGTCCGGTCCGGCGGGCCGCCGGCGATCCCCGTCGAGACGACGTAGGCCGACGAGAGGTCGACGCCGGGGGCCGCAAGCAGGGCGGTGACGGTCGTCGCGGCGTCGCTCTTGCCGATCCCGGTCGTCGTGACGGCGACGCCGTCCTCGGCCACGTACAGCGGCGTGTCCGTCCCGGGGACCGCGACGGCGTCGGTGATCGCGGCGCGCTCGAGCCACGGACGGCGTTCGGTAAGCGGCGGGTCGGCGACCGCCGGGATCACGAGCGCGGACGGTCGGACAGGTGCGTCGGGGTCGGGGATACGGGGCGTCGGGA contains the following coding sequences:
- a CDS encoding phosphorylase family protein translates to MSDRDLPTPRIPDPDAPVRPSALVIPAVADPPLTERRPWLERAAITDAVAVPGTDTPLYVAEDGVAVTTTGIGKSDAATTVTALLAAPGVDLSSAYVVSTGIAGGPPDRTALGSVVVADAIVDWDRKHRWDRGDADASPADDDPADRIDLLAYRPRDYVHRLEPRLVERAQSVAASVDLRSDDAVRASQRQYPDAPAAGPTVETGTSVCGDEFWHGRERAREVAWLCEAYGVAPFLATQMEDAATATALERFDRLERYLSVRAVANYDRPAPGQSAAESFDGTDASRELAIDNAARAAGAVVDDLVAADPLGLDS